Within Corynebacterium jeddahense, the genomic segment AATCTGGTCATGGGACCTTCCTTTCCTAATGCACGAGAAAGGAAGGTACCGGCACACTTTGGTAATTGCGTTCGCGGACGTACCGGGCAAGCTAGTAGGTACCTGCACGTTTGCTTGGCCTGTAAACTCGGCCTGATTTGTCAGTGACCTGGGGGTTTGCGGCTCGCCTGACAGATTCTGGCGGAATGCGTCAGGCGCGCACCCGCTGCCGCGCGCAGCCCGCCCTGCGCCGGCGCCGGTCGGGCCGCTGGGTATGCTTGTCACCGTTTTCACCGCGCGAGAAGAAAGGCACAACGTGGCCGAGATTGAACTGACCGAAGAGGCCTTGAACCAGGCCGCGGAGGCCGCCATCGCAGCGTTCGAGGCGGCGCCCGACCTTGCCGCACTGGAGGAGGCGCACCGCGCGCACCTGGGGGAGAAGGCGCCGATCCCGCAGGCGCGCCGCGCCCTCGGCACGCTGCCGAAGGACCAGCGCAAGGACGCCGGGCGCTTCGTCAACATGGCGCGCGGCCGCGCGGAGAAGCGCTACGCCGAGCTGCGCGAGGTGCGCGAGGTGGAGCACCGCGAGCAGCAGTTGCGTGAAGAAAGGGTGGACGTGACGTTGCCGACGGCTCGTCGTCACGCGGGAGCCATGCACCCGATCACCACCCTGAGCGAGCACATCGCCGACATCTTCATCGGCATGGGCTGGGAAGTAGCCGAGGGTCCCGAGGTGGAGGCCGAGTACTTCAACTTCGACGCGTTGAACTTCATCCCCGACCACCCGGCTCGTACCTTGCAGGACACCTTCTATATCGGTGAAGAGGGTTCCAAGCAGGTGATGCGCACCCACACCTCGCCGGTGCAGGTGCGCACGATGCTCGAGCGCGACGTGCCCATCTACATCGCCTGCCCGGGCCGCGTGTTCCGCACCGACGAGCTCGACGCGACGCACACCCCGGTCTTCCACCAGGTGGAGGGCCTCGCCGTGGACAAGGGCCTGACGATGGCGCACCTGCGCGGCACGCTCGACCACCTGGCCAAGGTGCTCTTCGGCCCAGAGACGAAGACGCGCATGCGCACGAACTACTTCCCGTTCACGGAGCCGTCCGCGGAGGTGGACGTGTGGTTCCCGAACAAGAAGGGCGGAGCCGGCTGGATCGAGTGGGGCGGCTGCGGCATGGTCAACCCGAACGTGCTGCGCGCGGTGGGCATCGACCCGGAGGAGTACTCCGGCTTCGCGTTCGGCATGGGGCTGGAGCGCACGCTGCAGTTCCGCAACGGACTGTCGGACATGCGCGACATGGTCGAGGGCGACGTCCGCTTCACCATCCCGTTCGGCGTGCAGGCGTAACCAGGCGTAACCAGGCGAAAAGGAGAACCGAGAATGCTGATTTCCAAGAACTGGATCACCCGCCTGCTGGCCAACGCGGGCAACGAGGGCTTCAACCCCACCGACGAGGAGCTCGACGCGGGCTTCGTGCGCGTCGGCTTTGAAACCGAGGGCTACGCGCCGCTGCCGGAAACGACCGGCCCGCTCGTCATCGGCCGCGTGAAAGAGATCGAAGAGCTCACCGGGTTTAAGAAGCCGATCCGTTACTGCCAGGTCGACATCGGCCAAGCGAATGGCACGGGCGAGCCGCAGGGCATCATCTGCGGCGCGCGCAACTTCAAGGAGGGCGACCTCGTCGTCGTCTCGCTGCCGGGCGCGGTGCTGCCGGGCGGCTTCGCCATCGCCGCGCGCGAGACCTACGACCACATCTCGAACGGCATGATGGCCTCCGCCGCCGAGCTCGGGCTCGCCCAGAAGAGCGAGGGCATCATCACGCTTGACGACGCCTCCCTGCCGGCCGGCACCGCCCCCGGCGACGACGCCCGCGCCATCCTCGGCTCGGACGACACCGTCTTCGACGTCAACGTCACCCCGGACCGCGGCTACGCGCTGTCCGCGCGCGGCCTGACCCGCGAGATCGCCTCCGCCTTCGACCTGCGCTATACCGACGTCGCCAGTGACCCGTCGGTGGCCGGCATCGACGTGAGCGTGGTCCCGGCGCCGAGCGGGGAGACCATCGCGGTCACCGTTGACCCGGCGACGAAGGCGAAGCGCTTCGGCCTGCGCACCGTCGAAGGCATCGACCCGCACGCCGCCGCGCCCTTCTGGATGCAGCGCGAGCTCATGCTCGCCGGCATCCGTTCCGTCAACGCCGCGACTGACGTGACCAACTACGTCATGCTGCTCACCGGCCAGCCGATGCACGCCTTCGACGCCGACAAGATCGCCGGCGGCCTGCACGTGCGCAACGCCGCCGACGGCGAAGAATTCGAGACCCTCGACCACGTGAAGCGCACGCTGAGCGCCGAGGACGTGGTGATCAGCGACGACAACGGCATCCAGTCGCTCGCCGGCGTCATGGGCGGCACGACCTCCGAGATCTCCGGCGGGACGGTGAACGTGCACTTCGAGGCAGCGACGTGGGACGCGCTCACCGTCGCCCGCACCGCGCGCCGCCACAAGCTCAGCTCGGAGGCGTCCCGGCGCTTCGAACGCGGCGTGGACCCCGCGCTGGTGGAGGTCGCACTCGACATCGCCTGCGCGCTGCTCACCCAGATCGCCGGCGGCACCGTGGCGGCGGGGCGCACGCTGGTCGGCGGCGTCGAGACGCGGACTGCGATTGCGATGCGCGCCGCGCGCCCGTCGGAGCTCGTCGGCGTGGAGTACCCGCGCGAGACCGTCGTGCGCCGCCTCGAGGAGGTTGGCTGCGCGGTCGAGGGCGACGGCGAGGAGCTGCAGGTCACCCCGCCGACGTGGCGCACGGACATCACGGTGCCGGTGGAGCTGGTCGAGGAGGTCGTGCGCCTCGAGGGGCTCGACGAGATCCCGCTCGTGCTGCCCACCCCGCGCGGCGGCCGGGGTCTGAGCCCGCTGCAGCGCCGCCGCCGCGCCGTCACGCACGCGCTGGCGTACTCGGGCTACGCGGAGATCATCCCGACGCCGTTCATCGCCAACGACACGTTCGATACCTGGGGCCTCGACGCGGACGACCCGCGCCGCAAGACCGTGAAGGTCCAGAACCCGCTCGACGCCGATTACGGCGTGCTGGGCACGACGCTGCTGCCGTCGATGCTCGAGGCGGTGGGGCGCAACGTCGCGCGCGGCCGCGCCGACGTCGCCGTCTACTCGGTCGCGCAGACCTCCGAAAAGCGCGCGGACGTCTCGCCGCTGCCGAGCGTCGCCGAGCGGCCGTCGGCAGAGGTCATCGCCGAACTCATCGAGTCCCTGCCCGAGCAGCACCTCCACGCCGCGACCGTCGCGGTGGGCAACGCCGAGCTCGCTGGGCCGTGGGGTGCGGGCCGCGGTTACGACTGGTCCGACGCCGTCGACGCCGCCCAGGTCGTCGCCCGCGCCTGCGGCGTCGAGCTGGCCGTTGCAGCCGCCGAGTACTTGCCGTGGCACCCGGGCCGCTGCGCCGAGCTGTCGGTCCGCGGCGCGGATGGCGCGAACGTCGTCGTCGGCCACGCCGGCGAGCTCCACCCGCAGGTTCTCGAACGGCTCGGGCTGCCCGCCCGCACGTGCGCGATGGAGATCGACCTCACCGCGATCCCGCTCGAGGAGCGCTTCCCGGCCCCTCGCCTGTCCGCGTTCCCGCTGCTCAACCAGGACATCGCGCTCGTCGTCGACGAGGCGGTCGCCGCCGAAGACGTCCGCCGCACCCTCGAGGAGGGCGCGGGTGAGCTCGTCGAGGCGGTGCAGCTTTTCGACGTGTACCGTTCCGACGCCCTCGGCGAAAGCAAGAAGTCGCTCGCGTTCGGCCTTGCTTTCCGCGCCCCTGACCGCACGCTCACGGAGGAGGAGGCGTCCGAGGCGCGCCTCGCCGCCGCGGAGCTGGCGAAGCAGCGCCACGGCGCGGAGATGCGCGGCTGATCCGCACCCGTTTCGGGTGAATAACTTCCACTCGACTGTATAACTGATATACTCGCCGGTATGTCAGACAGCGTGTGGAAGGTCGCGGTCGCGGGTGCGTCCGGGTACGCGGGTGGGGAGATTCTCCGCCTCCTACTCGGCCACCCCGCCTACCTCACCGGTGAGCTCGAGATCGGGGCGCTCACCGGCGCGTCGAGCGCGGGCGCCAGCGTGGGGGAGCTCATGCCGCACCTGCCGCAGCTCGCGGACCGGGAGATCGAGGACACGGCGCTGGACACCCTGGCCGAGCACGATGTGGTCTTCTTGGCCCTGCCGCACGGGCACTCGGCGGAAATCGGGGCCGCGCTGCCAGACGATGTGGTGGTGATCGACTGCGCCGCCGACTTCCGGCTCCGCAACGAGGACGACTGGCTGGCCCACTACGGCCCCGGATACGCCGGGTGCTGGCCGTACGGGCTGCCGGAGCTGCCGGGCCACCGCGATGAGCTCGCCGGGGCGCGCAGGATCGCGGTGCCGGGGTGCTTCCCCACGGGGGCGACGCTCGCCGCGTGGCCGGCGCTCGAGGCGGGCCTCATCGAGCCAGACCTGTCGGTCGTTTCCGTCAGCGGTGTTTCCGGGGCGGGTAAGAAGGCCTCAGTGGCTACGCTCGGCGCCGAGACGATGGGGTCGCTGCGCGCCTACAACGTCGCCGGCGCTCACCGCCACACCCCGGAGATGGTGCAGAACCTGCAGGAGGTTGCGGAGGACGACGTCCGCCTCACCTTCACCCCGGTCCTCGCGCCGCTGCCGCGCGGCATCCTCACCACGGTGGTTGCGCCGCTCGCCGGGGATGTGAGCACCACGCAGGCCCGCGCCGCGTACGCGGCCGCCTACAAGGGCGAGCCGTTCCTGCGCCTGCTCCCAGAGAAGCAGCAGCCCGAAACGCAGCACGTGCTCGGCTCGAACATGTGCCACGTGCAGGTCGCGGTCGATCCGGCCCAGGACAAGCTGGTGGTGACCTCCGCAATCGACAACCTCACCAAGGGCACCGGGGGAGCGGCGGTGCAGTGCATGAACCTCGCGCTCGGGTTCGAGGAGGCGGCGGGATTGCCGCGAGCCGCGGTGGCTCCGTAACCGCCGCCCCGCCCCAGAACCTCCCCGTCGAAAGGACCGAACCCCAATGAGCGAGACTGGAGTCACCGCGCCCCAAGGATTCTCCGCCGCCGCGACCCGCGCCGGCATCAAGCCGTCCGGCAAGCCGGACGTGGCCATCGTGGTCAACGAAGGGCCCGAGTACGCCGCAGCCGCTGTCTTTACCCGCAACAAAGTGTTCGCGGCGCCCGTGAAGGTCAGCCGCGAGGCCGTTGCCGGCGGCGCGCTGCAGGCCGTCGTCTTCAACTCGGGCAACGCCAACGCCTGCACCGGCGCGCAGGGCGAGGCGGACGCGCGCGAGATGCAACGCCTCGCCGCGCAGGGCGTCGGCGCCGACCCGGTAAGGGTCGCGGTGTGCTCGACGGGCATTATTGGCGACGCGCTGCCGATGGAGAAGGTGGCGGCCGGGATCGGGGCCGCTGCCACGCAGCTCGGTGATCACGGCGCGGCGGCTGCCGAGGCGATCATGACCACGGACACCGTGGCGAAGCAGGTCGTAGTCCGTGGCAGCGGGTGGACGCTCGGCGCGATGGGCAAGGGTGCGGGCATGATGGCGCCGTCGCTGGCGACGATGCTCGTGTGCGTGACCACGGACGCCCAGGTGAGCAGTGCGGCGCTGCAGCGGGCCGTCGAGGCCGCCGTCGCCGATACCTTCAACACGCTGGACATCGACGGCTCGACGTCCACCAACGACACGGTGATCGCGATGGCCTCCGGCGCGAGCGGCGTGGCCCCCGCGCAGGAGGAGCTCGACGCGGCGGTGCACGAGGCGTGCGCGCAGCTCGCCGCCCTGATGCAGTCGGACGCGGAGGGCGTGACCAAGCGCGTGTCCATCACCGTCGCCGGCGCCGCGGATGACGCGCAGGCGCTCGAGGCGGCGCGCACGATCGGGCGCGACAATCTGGTGAAGACGGCGATGTTCGGCTCCGACCCGAACTGGGGCCGCGTGCTCGCGGCCGTGGGCATGGCGGATGCGGAGATGGACGCGGAGAACATCACCGTGGCCTTCAACGGCCACACCGTGTGCGA encodes:
- the argC gene encoding N-acetyl-gamma-glutamyl-phosphate reductase; the encoded protein is MSDSVWKVAVAGASGYAGGEILRLLLGHPAYLTGELEIGALTGASSAGASVGELMPHLPQLADREIEDTALDTLAEHDVVFLALPHGHSAEIGAALPDDVVVIDCAADFRLRNEDDWLAHYGPGYAGCWPYGLPELPGHRDELAGARRIAVPGCFPTGATLAAWPALEAGLIEPDLSVVSVSGVSGAGKKASVATLGAETMGSLRAYNVAGAHRHTPEMVQNLQEVAEDDVRLTFTPVLAPLPRGILTTVVAPLAGDVSTTQARAAYAAAYKGEPFLRLLPEKQQPETQHVLGSNMCHVQVAVDPAQDKLVVTSAIDNLTKGTGGAAVQCMNLALGFEEAAGLPRAAVAP
- the argJ gene encoding bifunctional glutamate N-acetyltransferase/amino-acid acetyltransferase ArgJ — translated: MSETGVTAPQGFSAAATRAGIKPSGKPDVAIVVNEGPEYAAAAVFTRNKVFAAPVKVSREAVAGGALQAVVFNSGNANACTGAQGEADAREMQRLAAQGVGADPVRVAVCSTGIIGDALPMEKVAAGIGAAATQLGDHGAAAAEAIMTTDTVAKQVVVRGSGWTLGAMGKGAGMMAPSLATMLVCVTTDAQVSSAALQRAVEAAVADTFNTLDIDGSTSTNDTVIAMASGASGVAPAQEELDAAVHEACAQLAALMQSDAEGVTKRVSITVAGAADDAQALEAARTIGRDNLVKTAMFGSDPNWGRVLAAVGMADAEMDAENITVAFNGHTVCERSAGAPGARDVDLSGADIDVVVDLGTGGAGRATVRTTDLSHAYVEINSAYTS
- the pheT gene encoding phenylalanine--tRNA ligase subunit beta, whose amino-acid sequence is MLISKNWITRLLANAGNEGFNPTDEELDAGFVRVGFETEGYAPLPETTGPLVIGRVKEIEELTGFKKPIRYCQVDIGQANGTGEPQGIICGARNFKEGDLVVVSLPGAVLPGGFAIAARETYDHISNGMMASAAELGLAQKSEGIITLDDASLPAGTAPGDDARAILGSDDTVFDVNVTPDRGYALSARGLTREIASAFDLRYTDVASDPSVAGIDVSVVPAPSGETIAVTVDPATKAKRFGLRTVEGIDPHAAAPFWMQRELMLAGIRSVNAATDVTNYVMLLTGQPMHAFDADKIAGGLHVRNAADGEEFETLDHVKRTLSAEDVVISDDNGIQSLAGVMGGTTSEISGGTVNVHFEAATWDALTVARTARRHKLSSEASRRFERGVDPALVEVALDIACALLTQIAGGTVAAGRTLVGGVETRTAIAMRAARPSELVGVEYPRETVVRRLEEVGCAVEGDGEELQVTPPTWRTDITVPVELVEEVVRLEGLDEIPLVLPTPRGGRGLSPLQRRRRAVTHALAYSGYAEIIPTPFIANDTFDTWGLDADDPRRKTVKVQNPLDADYGVLGTTLLPSMLEAVGRNVARGRADVAVYSVAQTSEKRADVSPLPSVAERPSAEVIAELIESLPEQHLHAATVAVGNAELAGPWGAGRGYDWSDAVDAAQVVARACGVELAVAAAEYLPWHPGRCAELSVRGADGANVVVGHAGELHPQVLERLGLPARTCAMEIDLTAIPLEERFPAPRLSAFPLLNQDIALVVDEAVAAEDVRRTLEEGAGELVEAVQLFDVYRSDALGESKKSLAFGLAFRAPDRTLTEEEASEARLAAAELAKQRHGAEMRG
- the pheS gene encoding phenylalanine--tRNA ligase subunit alpha, with translation MLVTVFTAREERHNVAEIELTEEALNQAAEAAIAAFEAAPDLAALEEAHRAHLGEKAPIPQARRALGTLPKDQRKDAGRFVNMARGRAEKRYAELREVREVEHREQQLREERVDVTLPTARRHAGAMHPITTLSEHIADIFIGMGWEVAEGPEVEAEYFNFDALNFIPDHPARTLQDTFYIGEEGSKQVMRTHTSPVQVRTMLERDVPIYIACPGRVFRTDELDATHTPVFHQVEGLAVDKGLTMAHLRGTLDHLAKVLFGPETKTRMRTNYFPFTEPSAEVDVWFPNKKGGAGWIEWGGCGMVNPNVLRAVGIDPEEYSGFAFGMGLERTLQFRNGLSDMRDMVEGDVRFTIPFGVQA